The sequence agtatgtgaaggaattgttgaagaaatttggattaTATGATTCCAAActaattggaactcctatggtgactagttgtaaattttcTAAAAGTGATGAATAACCAAAATCTAATAAAAGTTTCTATAGATccatggttggtggattgttatatcttactcagactaggcctgacattatgcatgttgtatgtatgaccgctagatatcaagctgatatgaaggaaagtcatgttactgctattaaaaggatattcaaatatctaaaggaaACTGAGGATTAAGGCCTATGATATCCAAAGAATGGTGATTTCAtattgtgtgcctacactgatgtagattgggttggtgatgtagatgaccataagagtactaccggtggagaattcttGTTAGGtaggaagttggtttcatgggctagtaagaaataagattcagtatctttatctactgttgaagttgagtacattgttgctgctagtaattaaactcagatagtttggatgaagcaaatgttgaaagatatcagagttatacATGATGAACCTActgtcatttactatgataattctagcactataaacatgtcaaagaatctggtgcaacattcaaagactaagaatatatcaataaaatacaattacttgagagagaaaattagtgaacagaaggtgaagctagaatatttatctacaaaggaacaaattgctgatattttcactaagcgtttgcctgcaaatacatttgtctatttcagagacaagttaggggtatccacccctcctggtgagaactagatgcattgagttgcatcaattccaATGGGATTTAGAGTCTTATacttttatctagattgatgagttggtgctgctcctctgttgtagtagtctattgatttggttgtatccgtgggggagagagattcatgtttttggAGAGAGTCTGATTTTccgttttggagatctttggcattgttttcaaagggggagagagatcatgtgaaaaaatactttatctatcttgatcttagggggagtttgttgatgatatcttctttctttgcattgactatttttcacattcatatgttgccatcaataccaaaggatgagattgttggattattggggataTTGTTGGATTTAGTTAACCATTGTTCCTGCTAGGAtatattattttcattgatgtcaacacattcttgtgatttattctagtgagtttgggaagattttctaatCCTGTTTTGTAGTTTAGTTTTGcagatcactgttttgtagagatcgatatttcctttgatatatttcggtgtgattagatcttgtgctgagactttggtaAATTGTCTTGGATGATCTTGTgaatctttatttcagatggttcatgatttggtgctccgcaagttatctttctttgtgagagttgttgattggttatgttcttgagcttctaAACATTGATAGATGAATATTTGAAAAGTGGCATTGCTGCAACTATTCCAAATGATTCTAATGTTATTACTGGTGTtttctagtcatgtcctatttattttggttatccacattgatcgttgtacaAGTTtgggtgatttctatgaaccgagtgatgatttttgtgttatggagtatttctagtggtgtagcgtatTGTGGTTGGTCTTGGATtgatttccaaaggatgtgatcatttggaaattttAATTAGGTGTATGCTAtataatataaatcattatattggtctagtggtcgttCTTGTATCATGGAATGTaatatttgtatttttaaatttacggttgagggtttagctgaccttgttatcaaggttgataatttgtatatataggtgagatacttatgtaatttaggttttGATATTGTGTCTAAATTATCAGGAAGAGGTAAATGTGTGAGCAACGatatatcatttagtgaagtgttgaggCGAGATCAGTGTTGCAGAGTAGATAATTGTGCTTTACCATAACTATTATCAAGCATTTGTGTGTAGTTCATttattctagattgtagtctaaatcatattgtaagtcagtgagagttcCCTAAGGGTTGCAGCCTTTTGGGAAAACATcttttgagcagcgagctctaggtagtgcgcctgaatgcatgtgcattccccattgtaatattttcacatactaatgtagagtatcatcttactatgggtaggtttccactgtggtttttcccttaatcaggttttccacattaaaaatcttggtgttgtgtgttgtgatgttaattttcttatctgtgtattgctacagtttatcaattcttgttttgaagtttaattttttaTAATCGGTCAAGATTGactcacccccccatctcagtcctccttcttgattgctgctaacaagtACCTTGGTCAACAAAGATGATATTATAGTAAAATAAtgtgacatggtttataattaccTTAATACCTCACCTCCTATTCGTTTAAATAtccttccctctaaagatgaagcatttccCTCCCCCCAAATTGGCTCCACTCaagaggataccctagttcaagaagatATTATTCATGTTCCCTTTTAAAGATCTCCCTCCCAAGGATGAATTTTTGAAAAGTAATGATAATCCTTCTCATAGAGAGTATATTCCCCATGTGGATCTTTTTGTGATAGAGGATAATATGACACCTAACTTCCCTACTAAAACTACATCTTATCTCAATACCCTTCCTACTAGAGATGAATCATTTATGACTAATGGTAATCCCTCTCTTACAATTGACCCTATTCATGATAACATTTTTGTACAAGAAGAGACTATCACCACTTCTTTCAATAATGCTTACCAtgtgaatgatgttgatccttctcctaaaatgcaTGCTCCTTATAAGGACACCTTGGAGCAAGAGAATGATCTTAGATCACAAGGGTTTGATGTCATTaaaaatcccctctatgaggatatctctttcattcaatctaaacaAAATCCTACTCATGAATAAATATTTAAGGTTGATAATCCTATTTATGAGCAACTTGATGATTTCAACTTTTCTAGACCCTCCTCACATGTTtccaaaccatcttcaatcaatatgatgcatgtgaatgagacacctaacaaaccccTCTCCATAGTTCAAGGTTCTAGTCCTTTCTCAAATTATAAACCTCTAAGAAGTCTCTATTGggggttcaaggtggttatagtgaTGATTCCTTTCACACCACTAACAAACTagtattactgtgcaaggaggttatcctactaagagcccttatgagtatggtTAAAAATTCACACGAGAGAGTTACAATCTGGTTGCCCATACATATAATACATGAAACAATAGGCAATGAATCCTCCTCAGGTTATCCCTTCTTCACTTCTcacttctcaaccaattcttccacaagcatCTCATATATCACAAattcttggtaaggagtatgatcttattgaatgaCTCAAAGATGctcctgctaagatatctctttgggatttaattcaatATTCATCTACACATCATATATTGTTACAAGATACTTTAAATAACTTAGATGTGCCACCCACAGTGATACCTAATAATATggattctttgattgatcctataaacacacccaaagctcaaattgtgttcacccaaGATGAGTTTCCCTCCCATGAGAGTCAACATAaatatgatccccttatgattagtTGTCATTATTAATGGTAATTTTATAAGATGAATCCTTGTTGacaatggctctagccttaatgtttgtagcattgatgTATAACATGAGATTAAGGTGAACACAACTCTCACTAAACCAAACTCCCTTACTATTCATGGTTTTGATAATGTTGTTAGGTATTCGTTAGGTATTATAACCTTAGCTATCAAGGTAGGACATGTTCTTTTACCCACACCTATCTATGTCATGCCCGATAAGCTCACCTATAATCTTCTATTAGGACGAGCTTAGCTTCATTGTATACAAGTTATCCCTTCTACTTCGCATAGGCAACTTAAGTTCAATTAGtacaataagatgtatacttttCTTGTTGATACCAATTTAAAAGCTCCATTGCAAAcctcatcttcttgttcaactacttccaatccttctaaAAATACTCCTACATCTCCAACTCTCCCTATTTCCTTGAATACCCATATTTCCTCTAGTGATTCAAAGACACCTGAAAAGTATTCTACTCAATCTAAATCCTCTCCTAAAGATATCTTTTCTCCAAAAGGGGTACttttagatgatgattggggatctctatactttaaccctacttttgtgggagaatatagggtctcttggaaaggatctaacattgagaaggagaaagacaaggatgaacctaaaaagaaacccactttgtctaatcaattaaataacaattttgtggctacttctaatttaaacaatgcttcaaaatcttcttcttcatcatctaatTATGGCACTGAAacctatgaggccccaccatctctttccgatttggcatccctttatggtcttgattttcacattttagctaagagtggatataatagCTATCGTTGTGGCATAAATGAACAAAGgattaaggttcctttagaaaataacatacatGGGGCTACATttagacttggatataatccttcaaatctTATTAAAGCATCTAAAACACcgtctctcaatgtgaatgctatatttattaGTGATGATAACTTCCTCTTAACTAAATCATCCTCTATATCTCCCAACACTCATCCCCCTTATAAGGAAATTATGGCAATTGAAAATTctatttatgaatctcctcaagagatttccaaTCCTCCTTATGACACTTTATCTTCTATTTGTTCTAATATCCCCTCTTCTAGGCATAAGGCTCTAATGAGTTATACTAGTCCCTTTCCTAAAGTTTCTTGTACAAAAAAGGAGCATGACTTGGTTGCCTATTATTCTCCTACAAACTACTCTCTTAATCAAGAATTTTCACtactcatcatcttatacatgtttttaatctcacagatgatagagaatttaacatgtcatattcaaattcttcatccaatatatcatatctttaaataacattagtggtgattatgttgttcatcattacgtgacattggtagctcacttactcaAGGTTTATCGTCATTCATAATGGTACAAtttatgtgcaatcatactttggaagtAACATGATAGCTTTTTTTGTCCCATCTCTTATCTATGTAtgggggggcaagagtgatttcaaacatctctccttattAATGAGCTAAAGTGCAAGATCCCAAAAAACAATCTATGAGtatctcatcctcatcatctttagAAAGCCTTCCATGATCTTCCTTGTCCTCTATTCTCTCTTTGCAACCTCCATGTCCAAAAGGCTTGCCTCTATTGTTAGACACTAAGGATTTCATGTCTACATCTTTAGCCCTAGCTCTCAACTGCGTCTACATGGTTTATAAATACAAGATAtattttaaatagttcatctaCACCCTTCTTATTTTAACATAAGATATTTGCATATGGTATATTTCTAAttataacatatttatattaacAGGTGGGATAATATTCATTACTAATTAGAATAGATGTTTTAAATAAACCTTTCTAAAAATTCTATTTAATATAACTCTCATGGTGCATATATTGGAAATATTATTTAAGAGAGATAAGTATCTTGAGATGGGTGTTTTTAAAGAGACTATAGTATTATTATATGTTATTTTTTTACTAAAAGGAACCGATATGATAAATGCATCTATAAAAAATATATTAGTACCTAATGTTTTATATTGAATGTTTGATTTAGCATAGATAAACATCACAAGAATGATATCCCTTAAAAAAATTTAGATAGAATTATTTAGTATATGCAATCTAGAATAAATATTGTATGCAATgaaaattgatgatgatatacttattgtaaaaccataaatatCCAAACACAATAAACCCAagttctacaaccaaacattcaacatacaccaatgaagatacctaagaacatgcaaatcaataaaataaacaatattaccattcacatgccaagtagagtttcaatctccattgtctcctttgtgcattgatcttgtttaatatatttgctctcagattttatgtatgcacaagattTCAACAAAGAAagattgtggttgaagtagcttgATCACAAAAAGACTTGATTACATAAGTGTTGactaagaggtgaaagaaataaatggttggATGTGATTAAATGgtagataaaataaataataaagtaatgaagagggtaggtaaaggaGGATTAAGAGATAAGTGGCATAGAGGAgaaatgctaatgaattaattaaataaataaaaatttatttaattaatagaaaaagtgggataaactaaataaataaaagtatttattcaatttatgagaaagataatttaaataaataaaaatatttatttaatttaaaagtacAATTTTACGtgtctaaaaatataatttaagttatcttaaaaaaaaattataactatttaaaatattttactttGTAATGACCATTTACGTAATATTTATACCTTAATGAATTCATATACAAGAATATActacaaattttaaaaatatgtaaaaatatttcaagtcattatattttttatgtaaaGATTCCTTTAAAAATATGAAGGCTCAAGAATTTTAAGATGAATTGATTCTTAAAATTTATATACATTTTAAATGCGGTGGAACCAAATAGCAACACACCTACATTGTAACAAAAtgttttatttgaaacaaaaataaatttaaaatcttTCTGTATTGtattaattcaattatttaaaacaaaataatttgtttaaaaattatatttataattaatttatgtgTCAATATTGATAAAGATATTCATATAAACAGTAAAATTTAATGATAAAAATGACATAAATTATACTTGCAccatttatttttggtttgttttgaTAAGGTTGTTCATACATTAATTTAGCATTAATTTTAATAAATGGCTTGACTGATATGAATTCACAATGACTATTGATTCATTTATTCATTAGTTGATTTTTTTAGAAgcttaaatgtaaatttaaattatCAATGCATTCATTATTCTATTTATTATCATTGTTTTCTTTATTTATAGTATATAcatttaaattaataatctaatcaAATTTCCAACAACGTAGTCTGAaacatattaataaaatatataattaagaAAAATTATATGGCTATTAgggttcaattgtgtagtttttgagtcaaactcattgacccatgtttcacaagtagtggttcacaagagcccatctctcatgagaatgaatggtcaaCTTAGCACTCATCGCATCTAGGTGATGCTCGCAGGGGTGAAGCACTCAGACTTCCCCAGGAGGTCATCCATCCCAGTACTACTCTAACTCAAGCGCGATTAACCATGAAGTtgcctccaaggttaaacccacttagcttgcaaccctaCTTGCAagtggggttgcaagctaagttggtttaaccttggagggCACTCCGTGGTTAAGCGCGCTTGAGCTGGAGTAGTACTAGGATAGGTGACCTCCTGGGAAGTCTCAGTCCTTCAaccctgtgagcatcacctagatgcaatgagtgctaagtggaccattcattcttatgagagatgggttcttgtgaacaattactcgtgaaacatgggtcaatgagtttgactcaaataCTACACAATTGAACCTTGATAACAATATCATAATTTAACTTGATGTAGAAAATACCTCCTATTTATCAAAATACATACCATTTTCTGTCTTAAAAATTCTCTGAAGTATCATGACCATTGTACTATTCCCCCAAACACTTTAAAGTTGTTGGCAATGATTTTGGTTCAGGGGCGCAAAATGTTTAAAATTCTAATTCCAAAGACGTCTGAATAATTATGTATTATTCTGAATATGAGACTCATATATTTATGTGATGTTTCTTTAGGGTTTGAAGACCGAGCAAAGAGCGGATGCTGTAAATAATTTGGCCTGTGAAGCAAGTGCAAGAGTGAAGGACCCCATCCAGGGAAGTGCCGGAATAATCCATCATCTACGAAAACGAATATCCGAGTTAGAATCTCAGTTGGCAGGCAAGCAAGAAGAGCTCAAGAATATGCATTCAATGGTTGATAAGCTTGTATTTCTCGGCTTTCCCATGTTTGCTGGATCTTCtgattttcaagatattttataTCCAACAAATACAACTGAAGATATTATGTATGAGCAGTTGGATCTACCGTTGTGGGAGCCAATACAAGGCTGAGTTGATGAAGGTGATTGTTACAACTATATATATAAATGCAATAATCATGTGATTGTTACTGCTATATATATAATTACAATAATCATGACTATAATCATCACTTCTATAGTTTACTTCTTCTTTACTATATGTAGCCTTCTATGATCTCCTTATTGTAATTATCAACTTGGTTGAATAAATAATTGCAATAATCCTATGCCTTCGTAACTTTCTATTGTACTCAAACTATAAGCCGacattattgtaaggttaatatatTTTTGAAGTATATGACATATTTAATAGTCATACATTATTATATGTGTAGATAAGCTTAAAAAACACACATTAAATTTACTTTTTcagatttaaaagtgttaaacattcagaattgACTGATATTTTCTAAGCTTATTATGTTGTTTAAGATGTGTGGTggcactaagaatacacttctaagattaaaagtgttaaacactcaaagttgagATAAATAACTTTTAGGCAtttcttgaatatattttttagTAACCAAAACATTGTGTTGTTAATAAGAATAGAGTTACTTTTTGCTTCATGTGTAAACTATTTAAGTTTatatagattattacaaaaaaagtTTTAATCTTCTATATATTATTGAAGTTTATGCTATTAAATGAGATTGTccatttaattgatttttttattaagcttgttttttatttttttataatgaaCTTTTAATAAGAGACATAGACCATCCattagaaaaaaattatttcttgTTTGTTATCCTTGTAATTAtatgcattttaaatccttttaataatgaataaaaatatgttataattaaattgatgtaaaatatattattaaattaaaatacacAAAACAATAAAGAATTATTTTAGAATATACTCTCTAGAAGTAAATAATCTATCACTGTGTTACAATTTTAACTTTAGGtcaaataaatcaattaaaagTCAAAATGTCGTATGcacaaaatattattaaaaaattcttTCTCTATAAAATTGAGTTGTTTGATTAAATTGTGACATATATttttacaataatttatacatAACATTTTGGAATTTAGCACTACACTATTTTAATAGATATGAATTTCtttgaaaaaagttttaaaaaatttcCTTGCATATTATTCTCTATAATGATGAACATAATTTGCCAAACATTTCTCGCAATTATAAGTTCTACTTTAGAAATTTATATCTTTAatcatgtgatatatatatatatatatatatatatatatatttattatattttctatCTCATTAGTACATACAAAAATTATCACCATGGATAGAGTATCTATATTAGAGAATATACCTTTATAACGTGAGGCTTTTAGGTAGATTTTTTATATATCTAATTATAAACACTTTATAGACCACTAGAAAAATTTAAAAGGTAGGATTAAAGAAGGAAACAAAGATTTAATTTGGGTTAAGCGATAGATGTATATAACTCAATGTGTTTTTTTCTTAATTTATATGTAATTAGTTTTTTAGATCATATTTATGCACTTTCA is a genomic window of Cryptomeria japonica chromosome 7, Sugi_1.0, whole genome shotgun sequence containing:
- the LOC131045723 gene encoding LOB domain-containing protein 1-like codes for the protein MLKSSITNLPVPPDMATRKRKIVSCAACRVQRKKCSEDCILAPYFPTDDPDKFTVVHAVYGTSYIIKLLQGLKTEQRADAVNNLACEASARVKDPIQGSAGIIHHLRKRISELESQLAGKQEELKNMHSMVDKLVFLGFPMFAGSSDFQDILYPTNTTEDIMYEQLDLPLWEPIQG